The Pleurodeles waltl isolate 20211129_DDA chromosome 7, aPleWal1.hap1.20221129, whole genome shotgun sequence genome includes a region encoding these proteins:
- the KIAA1191 gene encoding putative monooxygenase p33MONOX isoform X1 — MTSRQPDIPAIEHGTGGLLGKMSLPLGMQRRAFSYDDALDDTAPMTPPPPSDMCASNLWKQPVIPERKYKMLSKIEEGDSSAPTSVTPSSTEYAGKVPVVKAKATSVIMNSLMTKQTQESIQRFEQQAGLRDAGYTPHKGLTAEETKYHRVAEALHTLKMQTGDNSKEEKQSSSAQSTPSSTPQSSPKQARRGWFSQGSIPSLPGTEFSSVDSTGASDKWSLFGPRTVQKSTTDPGGFTVQPYKGAQKPTPMELMRAQTNRLSDDPRTLKPPKMDLPQVEGKTLVSRTHNLKPRDMNILTPTGF, encoded by the exons ATGACATCACGGCAACCTGACATTCCTG CTATTGAACACGGCACAGGGGGCCTTCTAGGCAAGATGTCCCTGCCTCTGGGAATGCAGCGCCGGGCATTCAGTTACGATGATGCCCTGGATGACACTGCTCCGatgactcctcctcctccttcagacaTGTGCGCTAGTAACCTCTGGAAGCAGCCGGTCATTCCGGAGCGCAAGTACAAGATGCTCTCTAAG ATTGAGGAAGGAGACTCTAGTGCCCCGACTTCTGTAACCCCATCTTCTACGGAGTATGCCGGCAAGGTTCCTGTGGTGAAGGCCAAGGCCACCTCCGTTATCATGAACTCCCTCATGACAA AACAGACCCAGGAGAGCATTCAGCGTTTTGAGCAGCAGGCAGGTCTGAGGGACGCTGGATACACCCCGCACAAGGGCCTGACTGCGGAGGAGACCAAATATCATCGTGTGGCAGAGGCCCTGCAT ACGTTGAAGATGCAGACTGGAGACAACAGCAAAGAAGAGAAGCAGAGCTCTTCTGCCCAGTCCACACCAAGCAGCACTCCCCAGTCATCACCCAAGCAAGCACGCAG GGGCTGGTTTAGCCAGGGATCCATTCCCTCTCTTCCTGGCACGGAGTTTAGTTCGGTTGACTCAACAGGTGCCTCTGACAAATGGAGTCTATTTGGACCACGAACTGTCCAGAAATCTACTACAGACCCAG GAGGGTTCACTGTTCAGCCCTACAAAGGTGCTCAGAAGCCCACCCCTATGGAGTTGATGCGCGCCCAGACCAACCGGTTGTCAGATGACCCACGCACACTCAAACCACCCAAGATGGATCTTCCTCAGGTGGAGGGCAAGACACTGGTTTCTCGCACTCACAACCTTAAGCCTCGTGATATGAATATCCTGACGCCCACTGGCTTCTAA
- the KIAA1191 gene encoding putative monooxygenase p33MONOX isoform X2: MSLPLGMQRRAFSYDDALDDTAPMTPPPPSDMCASNLWKQPVIPERKYKMLSKIEEGDSSAPTSVTPSSTEYAGKVPVVKAKATSVIMNSLMTKQTQESIQRFEQQAGLRDAGYTPHKGLTAEETKYHRVAEALHTLKMQTGDNSKEEKQSSSAQSTPSSTPQSSPKQARRGWFSQGSIPSLPGTEFSSVDSTGASDKWSLFGPRTVQKSTTDPGGFTVQPYKGAQKPTPMELMRAQTNRLSDDPRTLKPPKMDLPQVEGKTLVSRTHNLKPRDMNILTPTGF; the protein is encoded by the exons ATGTCCCTGCCTCTGGGAATGCAGCGCCGGGCATTCAGTTACGATGATGCCCTGGATGACACTGCTCCGatgactcctcctcctccttcagacaTGTGCGCTAGTAACCTCTGGAAGCAGCCGGTCATTCCGGAGCGCAAGTACAAGATGCTCTCTAAG ATTGAGGAAGGAGACTCTAGTGCCCCGACTTCTGTAACCCCATCTTCTACGGAGTATGCCGGCAAGGTTCCTGTGGTGAAGGCCAAGGCCACCTCCGTTATCATGAACTCCCTCATGACAA AACAGACCCAGGAGAGCATTCAGCGTTTTGAGCAGCAGGCAGGTCTGAGGGACGCTGGATACACCCCGCACAAGGGCCTGACTGCGGAGGAGACCAAATATCATCGTGTGGCAGAGGCCCTGCAT ACGTTGAAGATGCAGACTGGAGACAACAGCAAAGAAGAGAAGCAGAGCTCTTCTGCCCAGTCCACACCAAGCAGCACTCCCCAGTCATCACCCAAGCAAGCACGCAG GGGCTGGTTTAGCCAGGGATCCATTCCCTCTCTTCCTGGCACGGAGTTTAGTTCGGTTGACTCAACAGGTGCCTCTGACAAATGGAGTCTATTTGGACCACGAACTGTCCAGAAATCTACTACAGACCCAG GAGGGTTCACTGTTCAGCCCTACAAAGGTGCTCAGAAGCCCACCCCTATGGAGTTGATGCGCGCCCAGACCAACCGGTTGTCAGATGACCCACGCACACTCAAACCACCCAAGATGGATCTTCCTCAGGTGGAGGGCAAGACACTGGTTTCTCGCACTCACAACCTTAAGCCTCGTGATATGAATATCCTGACGCCCACTGGCTTCTAA